In bacterium, the genomic window AAATCAATGTCGCGGATGGCGGCGTAGATTTCCTCCTTGCGTGCCTGCAAATCTTCCGCTTGATGATTGACGCTGAAGCTGAGGCGGCGCGAGGACTTTTGCAGCAGGGGATATCCGACGAACAGTGCGGTGGCCAGAATCAATAGAATACCGACAACTTCAACCATGAATGCTCCCATCGTGATTAATTTCCAGACTGGCGAAACTCCTGCTCGAAGCGATCGCCGTATTCATCAGGCGCGCTGGCTGCCGGCGTGCTTGCCGCCGCCGGCGCGGGGGAACGGCGCTGCCAACGCGACACCATCCACACGATCAACACCACGCCGCCGAGCAACGCGACGAACGGCAGCACCCACACCGCCAGGTTGAAACCTTTCTTGGTGGGTGCCGACAGGATGCGCTCGCCGTATTTGTCCACCATGGCCTGCAACACCTGCTCGCGGGATTTGCCGGCGGACACCAGGGTGATGACTTGATTGCTCAGCTCGCGCGATTCGCTGCAGATCATGCCGCCCAGACAGCCTTGCACGGTCATGCCGCAGCCGCAATAGCACGCGATCTCATTGCGCAGGGCGTTCAAGTAAGCGGGGGGAATACCGGCGGCGGTGCTGTCCGCCCGGCCGAACGCCAGGGCCGTGGTTGCCAGCCAAAAACCGAGAAAAAGAAAACGAGCGCGCATCACGTTCTCGCTGATGGTCGGGTTGGTGACGAAAAAATTTTCCCTACTCTAACCAAGAAATCGAAGACTAGCAAGTGAAATCTTCCGGTGACAGGCCACCCAGCCGCAGCACGGTTTTCCACTCCGCCGG contains:
- a CDS encoding cytochrome c-type biogenesis protein CcmH produces the protein MRARFLFLGFWLATTALAFGRADSTAAGIPPAYLNALRNEIACYCGCGMTVQGCLGGMICSESRELSNQVITLVSAGKSREQVLQAMVDKYGERILSAPTKKGFNLAVWVLPFVALLGGVVLIVWMVSRWQRRSPAPAAASTPAASAPDEYGDRFEQEFRQSGN